TGATTGAAAGTCGCAGTATGTACTTGGGCAATGGAGGCGGAAGCGAGCGCTTTTTCGTCAAAATGACTAAACCAGTTTTCCAGACGCCCGCCCAATGCCTGCTCAATTTGCACGCGCGCAATTTTCCCGTCAAAGGCGTCCACTTGATCCTGCAACAGCGCCAGCTCGTCGGCAATTTCCGGCGGAAATAGATCTCGGCGAGTAGATAACATTTGCCCTAATTTAATCCAAACCGGTCCTAATTCTTGCAACGCCAAGCGCAAACGCATACCAAAGGTTTTATCGAGATGTTGATTTTTTATCCAAAATAACGAATGACGCCAACAACGAAGAGGACGGGTGTAACGATTTCGCGGTAACACTTCATCAATGCCATAATGCAAAAAAGTACGCAAAATATGATATAAACGAGAAAAATCTTTTAATTTCATTATCAATTAACTTAATGGTAGTTTGGCTAATTTTTGCTCAAAAAGTGCGGTGTCTTTTTCCAACGTTTTAACTTGTTCACAAAAATCCGCAATGGCTAAACTCGGCGAAACCACTTGCCATTCTTCCGTCAAGCGTTCTCCCCAATATTGTTGACTTTGTCCTAATTTTTGCTTCAGTGTAGCGACAAAATCTTGCAAAAAACTGACCGCACTATGCGCCGGCACATCGCCGATATAGCGCGACAATAATTCCGCCGGATCTTTTTCCACAAACTCCATCAGCGCGACAACATCTTGTAACACCTGCAAATCCCCTTGCAGAAGAATCGATTGGTCGTTAATGTATTGACTTAATTTCGCTTTTTTCGGCATATTGAGCAATACCGATAACGCAATGCTCACTTCGCAATCTGCCTCACCTTCATATTGATGCAAAAGATCAATGCGTTGAGAAGAAAAAATAAAATAAATCGGGAAATTAAATTTTTGCGCATTCACCGCCAGCACTTTTCCGTTCAGTTTGCGCAAATAGAGGCTGGCGTTCGGCGTTTTTTGCAGCAGATAATTGATGATCGTCTCCAAGCCACCATGTAACAGCTGTGGCAGCATCAGTTGCATTTTCAATTGCTCAAAACGGGGTAGCATAGCGCCTCCTAAAATTTGTAGCCACGGTGCAACGCCACAATACCGGCGCTTAAATTATAATAGCTGACTTGCTCAAATCCGGCATCGCTCATCATGTCTTTTAATACCGATTGTTCCGGATGCATACGAATGGATTCCGCTAAATACCGGTAACTGTCTCCATCATTAACCACCACTTCGCCCACTTTCGGCAAAATATTGAAAGAATAGAAATTATAAATTTTGCTTAACGGATCCAAAATCGGTTTGGAAAATTCCAATACCAACAAACGTCCACCTGGTTTTAAGACGCGAAACATGGAACGCAGGGCTTTGTCTTTATCAGTCACATTACGTAAACCAAAACTTATCACTACGCAATCAAAGGTATTATCGGCGAAAGGTAAGGCCTCCGCATTCGCTTGCACATAATTAATATTGCCCACTACACCAAGATTGCGCAATTTTTCGCGCCCCACTTCAAGCATGGAGGAATTAATATCCGCCAGTACCACTTCGCCACTCTCGCCCACTAAACGAGAAAATTTCGCGCTAAAATCGCCAGTTCCGCCGGCAAGATCCAACACTTTATGCCCTTTGCGCACACCGCTGCAATCAATCGTGAAACGCTTCCATACACGGTGAATACCGAAAGATAATAAATCGTTCATTAAATCGTATTTATCTGCCACCGAATGAAACACATTTGCCACCATTTTTTGTTTCTCTGACTTAGCAACGGTTTTAAAACCAAAGTGAGTAGTATCTTCTGTGGGGGAAAAGTGCGGTTGATTTGGCGAGTGATTTTCGTTATTCATAAGTTATAATCCATAAAACTAAATTTATATTAGAAT
This sequence is a window from [Pasteurella] mairii. Protein-coding genes within it:
- the yigP gene encoding protein YigP, with protein sequence MLPRFEQLKMQLMLPQLLHGGLETIINYLLQKTPNASLYLRKLNGKVLAVNAQKFNFPIYFIFSSQRIDLLHQYEGEADCEVSIALSVLLNMPKKAKLSQYINDQSILLQGDLQVLQDVVALMEFVEKDPAELLSRYIGDVPAHSAVSFLQDFVATLKQKLGQSQQYWGERLTEEWQVVSPSLAIADFCEQVKTLEKDTALFEQKLAKLPLS
- the ubiE gene encoding ubiquinone/menaquinone biosynthesis methyltransferase UbiE: MNNENHSPNQPHFSPTEDTTHFGFKTVAKSEKQKMVANVFHSVADKYDLMNDLLSFGIHRVWKRFTIDCSGVRKGHKVLDLAGGTGDFSAKFSRLVGESGEVVLADINSSMLEVGREKLRNLGVVGNINYVQANAEALPFADNTFDCVVISFGLRNVTDKDKALRSMFRVLKPGGRLLVLEFSKPILDPLSKIYNFYSFNILPKVGEVVVNDGDSYRYLAESIRMHPEQSVLKDMMSDAGFEQVSYYNLSAGIVALHRGYKF